The Halorussus halophilus genome contains the following window.
TGCGAGACGCTCTCCGTGCCGCGAACTGGCGACGACGGCCGCTCGCCGGACGACTACCTGCGGTACCTCCCGCAGGTCCTCGGCGAGTCTGCCGACTACGACCTCGTCCACGCGAACTACGGACTGGTCGCGCCGTACGCGCTCGGTGCCGCCCGCCGAGCAGGTGCGCCGCTAGTCATCACCTTCTGGGGAACCGACCTGATGGGACCGACGTGGCTTCGGCGACTCAGCACCGCCACCGCGAAGTTCGCGGACGGTGTCGTCCTGCCCAGTCGGGCGATGGACGCCCACCTCGACGACGACTACACCTACGTCCCGTTCGGGGTCGATACCGACATGTTCCGACCGATTCCGCGCGACGAGGCCCGCGAGCGCGTCGGGTGGTCCGACGAGGAGTACTCCGTCCTCTTCCCCTACGACACCGACCGTCCGGAGAAGGACTACGAGCGCGCGAAGAAAGTGGTCACCCAAAGCGGTCCCGACGCCGAACTGCGGACGATTTCAGGTGTCGAGTACGAGGAGATGCCCTACTACATGAACGCCGCAGACGCCCTGATCGTGACTTCCGAGCGCGAGAGCGGTCCGATGGTCGTCAAGGAGGCCGCCGCCTGCAACGTCCCGGTCGTCTCGACGGACGTCGGATTCGTCCGTGAGACCATCGAAGGCGTCGAAGGCTCGGCGGTCTGCACGACCGACGAGGAACTCGTCGCAGGTCTCGAAACTGCGTTCGACGCCGAGCGCTCGGACGGTCGCGACTCGATACCCTGCCTGAGCGTCAATGCGATGGGCGACCGACTCGCGGGGCTGTACGACCGCGTTTGCAGCGGTGCGGATGCGGGCGTGGATGTGAGTGCGGGAGCAGGTTCGAGTGCAGATGTGGATGCGGATGCGAGTCCAGGTGCGGCAGCAGGAGGTGGCCACCGTGGGAATTAGGTCCGGCGCGCAGGGCTGGCTCGCAAACCGCCGGTTCGACGTGAACGCCGCGGTCATCGGCTTGGTGATGGCGTTGGCGATGTTCCCGCTACGGTTCGTCATCGACCAGATTTACGTCGAGACCGTCCCGCTCGTGCTGGGACTGGCGTGTCTCCTCTACCTCGCGGCGGCGTACACGGACAACTTCTCGTCGGGACTGCCGACGGTCTCGCGACCGGTCTCACGGCTGTTGCCCAGCATCGCGCTCGTCGGCATGGCCATGTTGATTCTGGTCGCCGTGCTGTCGGGTGGTCGCACCCTGTTGTTCTACTCGATAGCCGGAATCACGGGGACGGTCGTCCTCATCCAGACGCTGTTCACCCACGAAGAGGACTTCCAGACCGCGCTCTACCTCTTCGAAATCGTCACGCTGGCGTTCATCGTCAGGTTCGCCGCGCTGTACACGACACCGGGACTCATCGGCATCGACATCTGGACGCACATCTACGGTCTCGCGGCACAAATTCAGGAAGCGAACTCGCTGAGTGCAATTGCAAACAACAAACACGTCGCCTCGCCGCTGTTCCACTTGATAGTCGTGACGACATCGATGTTCGCCGACGTGTCGCTCCGCACTGGTCTGTACCTCTCTATCGGTATTGTGATGCCGCTGTCGGTGTTGCTGGTCTACGCGACGACCGCGCACATCGTGAACGCTCGGTGGGCCGTGATAGCCGCGCTCCTGTTCTCGTTCGGCGACTACTTCATCGAGTGGGGAATCCACCTCATCCCGACGAGTCACGGGCTCATCTTCTACCTCGCGGTCCTCTACATGCTCGTGCGGGTGATGCGGACGGACTACCGTATGCGGGACTTCGGCCTGCTGGTCTTCCTGACGGTCGCTGTCATCTTCACTCACCAGGTGTCGTCGTTCATCATGCTGGTGCTACTGGGCGCGGCCCTGCTCGCACAGCTCGTACTGCAACTCGGGCTGTTCGACCCGCCGGATGCGAAGGGTGCTCTCGGCTCGAAGAACCCCGCGAACCTCGTCGGCCTGCTGGTCTTCGACATGGGGCTAGCCATCTTCACGTGGTCGCTCACTCCGTACAACCAAGGGTCGTTCCTCGGGACGGTGTTGAGCTATCTCACCGAGACTATCGAGTCCAGTGCCGGATTCGGCAACACCGCACAGGGTGTCCAAGAAGTCGAGGGCGTCGCGTCCCAGATTCCGGACCCGACGCTGCTCGAACAGGTGACGACCTACATCGACGCGACAGGATTCCTGCTGTTGCTGTTCGGTGCGTTCGTCGGCTGTCTGTACGTGGTGAATCGACGCCACGCGCGACACTCGGTGTTCACGCTCCTGATTTCGTCGGCGTTCATGCTGGTGTTCGTCCTCGGACTGCCGATGTTCGGCATCCGTAACTTCATCCCCCAGCGCTGGTTCGCGTTCCTCTACGCGCCGCTGGCTATCCTGACTGCCGTCGGGTTCCGGTACTTCTCGGCCGAACTCGACCCGCGAATCTTCGCGGTAGGGTTGGTCATCTTCGCGCTGGTGTTCCCCGGCGCGATGGTGATGTCCAACAACGGGACGCTCGACAACCCTGCGTTCGACCACCAAACGCGGGTCTCCTACACGCAGACTGAACTCGCGGCGGTCGATTCCATCGCCGAGATGACTGGGTCACCCGAATCGGGGAACCTGCTGCCCCAAGAGGTGATATACTCGGACCAGCCGTACTACCAGGTGTTCATGCGAACCGGGTCGTACCCCGCGGAGATGGCGACCGTCCCAGCCAACGACACCCAGGTGAATCGCAACGTCACCGTCTACCGGGAGTACCAATCGACCGGTGCGCCGCTGTGGAACGTCGGGACCGGCGTCGGTTGGAGCTCCCAAATCGACAAGTCGCGGATGTGTCGCCCGAACCAGGCGACTCTCTACACGAACGGCGACGTGCGTCTCTGCGTGGACAACAGCCAGACGCGGAACGTCGATAACTGACGCTCGATTCGTTCTCGACCCGAATTCGGTTTTCTGTGGTTCGTGGGAAGTGGCACCTTCGAGTCCGCGACCTGGAGCGCGACTATTCGCGTAGACGAGTGAGACGAACAGACGCACAATACGACGTAGACGAGCAAGGCGGAACAGGCGGGCAATACGCCCAAAACGTGTAACACGGGACAGTCGTGCAACACGCCTATCCGAATATACGTCTTAGGCGCCTGTTCGAATTCCCGTATATTCGAATAGCTGTGTCCGATGCCCGGACTGCAATCTCTACGAATCACTGTCGTCCCGGTAGTATCTGTCCTAATCCGCGGTTCGTGCATTCGAATAGTTGCATATTCGTATATTCGACTATTCGAATAGGTGTATACACGAATTTTCAAAAATGCGCTGGATACGTTCTGTCCAAACGGTCGAGGCGTTTGCCGACCGAACTGTAGTCGATGTCGGTGAGTGGACTTCCACGGTCTGGCCCTCGTGTCGTCCTCGCTCTTTCCCACCAACGAGACGGCTGACCGAAAAGACGACTATCTGTATATTCGTCTTAGACGCCAAAGACGAAAATTCGAACGAGACGTCTCCATCCGACGACCGAACCGTCGTTCCTTTAAGTGCTTCTGGCGACAAGGGATAGATACGAGGAGGTTTCGCGCGGGTCCGTCGGGACCCGTCTTTTGCAGTACTCGACTCTCGAAAGCTGTAGCTCCGTGCCCGTCCGTCTCGTCGCTCGGCCAGTCAACCGATTTAGTCGCTACTCTCGGCGCCGTCACTTTCGCCGTCGCTGTTTTCTCCCGCAGGGTCTTCACTGCGCGCGGTGAGACTCGGCAGGTTCGGGTCGCGGTGCGGGTTGCGCCCGTGGACGGCGTCTTCTAGGTCCTGCTGGTCGATTTGGTCTTCGAGGACGCGCCGAAGTCGGTTGAGACTCGTGATGTCGAGACCGTGTTTTTCGAGCAAGTCGTCGAACCGCTGCTCGTCGGTGATGGAGCGGAACTGGTCGTAGAGGCCGTTCAGTTGCTCGGGACCGAGGCGGCCTATCCAATCGTGGTCGTGCAGTCCGAGGTAGTGTTCGCGCTCGCGGTCCACCACGTGGCGAATGACGACGAGCGCGACTTTCGGGATGGCGCGCTGGCTCCCGAACGCGGTGAGGTCGAGGTCCGACATGACGCCGACCGCGCGGTCGCGCTGCCACGGCGTCAGCGAGAGGTCGTTGCAGAGCGCGTGGGTGATGCGAAGCTTGTCGAGACGGTGCATACGCTCGCTGTGGCCGGCCATCGCGCCGTGGCGCTCCTCGTGGAGTCGCCGCACGCTCTCGCTGAGGTCTTCGTCCGGCGACCGGGCGCGACCGATTTGGGTCGCGCTCGGTGTGACTGGTCCCCAGCGGCGCACCGTCTGGTCGCGCTGGAGGTCCGCCCGCGCTACGGTGCCGTCGCCCGGCCGCTGGCTGAGTTGCCGGTCATCCCGGCGGTGTCGCTCCCCCGATGCGTCGTCTCCTATCGCCCCGTGTTGCCACGCCGCGGTCTGCGTGTCGCCACCACCCTCGGTCATAGACTCCGTCTACTCAACGCGAATAGTTCAAAGGTTTGCTAAGGAAAGTGGCATTTTCGACAGAAACAGATGTCTCTCGGGAGCAATAAGTACGCGTAGAATCGCCGCACCTCCGTCCGTATCTACACCTTGTGACGAGAATGACTTAAAGGAATTAGGCTGGTCGTTCGCCCGGTTCGTCGCGGTCGGGCTTGACCCACGACCACAGCGCCGAGAGGATCGGCACGCCGTCGTACACCCAGACGAGGAAGGCGACGAACAGGAAGGCCAACTCCGCGAGCAGGAACGGACTCGGTTCCAGCGCGACCAACTGTTCGAGGTAGCGGTCGGTGTAGTAGAGGAACCGGTCCAGCGCGGAGATGTCGTTCTCGTACGGCGGCAGCGTCACCAGCGGCCAGAGTATCTTCTTGGCGCTGATGGGGTCGCCGAAGACGACGGGGTAGACCACGTCGCCGAAGAGATGTGAGAGGTAGGCGACGCCGAACGCGACGCCGACGAACGGCCGATTTCGCTTGGCCGCCACCGCGAAGACGACGGTCGAGAGAATCCCAGCGACGAATATCGAGTGGCCGACCGAGTACCCCTGCGGGAAGATTTCGAGGACCCACGACAGCGTCTTGTCCACGAGGTCCGGGCCGAGCGTGGCGGCGACGACTGCGACCGCGGCCGCGTCGCTCGGCGACCGTCCGGCGAGATGCGCTAGCAGCGAGTAGCAGAGGTATCCGAAGGCGACGTGCTCCCAAGGGAACATCGTCAATCCCCACTAACTTCGCTTGCTTGCTCTGGCGGCGCGAGGGAGTTCGACCCGCCGCCGGAGACGTTCACCGGCATCTTCAGCGTGTAGTCCGCGTTCTGCACTGTCGGGTTCGCGGGTGGGTCGCCCGTGTACAGCAGGTAGACGATTCGGAGGTCGTCACCCGACGCGGTCGGCGTGACTTCGTGGGTGTGATTGTACTGTTCGCCCGGCGTCAGCGTCTTACTGAACGTGTCGAGCTGGTCTGCTCCCGTCACGCGGACGCTGTCGCCGCCATCGGCCGTCTCGACGCGCTGGAGTTGGACGACTGCGGTGTACTCGACCGCTCGTCCTTCTTGATTCTCGATAGACACTGTGTAGGACTGAGCCTGTCCCTTCGTCAGGTCACTCGCGTAGGACGGCGGCGAACCTTGACCGCCCGGTTCGTCGGTGACGAGGTAGAAGTTCGTGAACTGTTCGGACTTGGGCTGTTGTGTGGCCGCGAACGCTCCGCTCGCCGCGACCAGCAGGATGGCCACGACGAGGACGACGTTCAGGATTCGAACGGTCGAACCGTCGTCGTGACGAGGACCGAACAGTCCCTCGACCAGGAGACCCAGCGAGGAGGGAGCAACGGCGTACCGGTCTTCGGGGCTGACCCGAAGCCGCGAGATGGCAGTCAGCAGCGTGAACAGGACGGTCACTCCGACAACACCCATCAGAACCGGCATCAGCGTGATGCCCATCGGCGTGAAGTGAGCGATGGCCGCGACCATCGGTACGACTGCGACGCTCACCACGGCCGAGAGGACGAACCGCTCGGCACCACTGACGGCGTAGCGGTCCGGCGGTTGCATCGAGTCGTCGAACGCCGGAAGCGACGAGGTACCGTCTCGCCGCGGGTAGACGGCCGCTATCACTACGTATCCGGGGACGAAGACGATGAGCGGCACCACCAGTGCGGCCCGAATCACACCCCCGACGATTCCCATCGCGGCGACCGCGGCCACCCCCGTGTAGGCGAGGATGGCCAGCAGGTCGAGAAACCACCAACTGTGTCGTTCCATGTGCGCGGGGCTACGGCGTAGAGTAGGTTTATTATCCGGAGGGTAAGGTCCGCTCACCGAGTCGAACGAACGAAATTCGGTTTTCGAATGCGGTCGCGAAAACGTGTATCGACCTGACTGCAACTGCCGTGGAGTTCCGTCCGGCTACTCGATGTAACCCAGTTCTTCCAGATTGTCCCGCACGGCGTCCGAAAGTTCGTCCTGCCCGTCTTCCAGCGCCGCGTTCGCTTTCCCGACCTTGTTCCGCTGCATCCACTCGGCGTGGTCCTCCGCTATCTCGCGGAGTTCGGCCAACTTCTCCGGATGTTCGTCCGAAATGTCTTCGTCGTCCGGTTCGTCGTAACTGCCGCGGTAGAGTTCTTCCTCGCCGGTGTCCTCGACGTGGATGTACTTCCACTCGCCGACGCGGACCGCCTGCTCGGGGTCCGGCTCGGTCAGGCTGAAGTGAATCGGCGTGTCGTTCCCGCG
Protein-coding sequences here:
- a CDS encoding glycosyltransferase, with translation MKALQLTTTPRPFFDQQVAALEERGIECETLSVPRTGDDGRSPDDYLRYLPQVLGESADYDLVHANYGLVAPYALGAARRAGAPLVITFWGTDLMGPTWLRRLSTATAKFADGVVLPSRAMDAHLDDDYTYVPFGVDTDMFRPIPRDEARERVGWSDEEYSVLFPYDTDRPEKDYERAKKVVTQSGPDAELRTISGVEYEEMPYYMNAADALIVTSERESGPMVVKEAAACNVPVVSTDVGFVRETIEGVEGSAVCTTDEELVAGLETAFDAERSDGRDSIPCLSVNAMGDRLAGLYDRVCSGADAGVDVSAGAGSSADVDADASPGAAAGGGHRGN
- a CDS encoding DNA-directed RNA polymerase subunit epsilon, which codes for MTEGGGDTQTAAWQHGAIGDDASGERHRRDDRQLSQRPGDGTVARADLQRDQTVRRWGPVTPSATQIGRARSPDEDLSESVRRLHEERHGAMAGHSERMHRLDKLRITHALCNDLSLTPWQRDRAVGVMSDLDLTAFGSQRAIPKVALVVIRHVVDREREHYLGLHDHDWIGRLGPEQLNGLYDQFRSITDEQRFDDLLEKHGLDITSLNRLRRVLEDQIDQQDLEDAVHGRNPHRDPNLPSLTARSEDPAGENSDGESDGAESSD
- a CDS encoding metal-dependent hydrolase — its product is MFPWEHVAFGYLCYSLLAHLAGRSPSDAAAVAVVAATLGPDLVDKTLSWVLEIFPQGYSVGHSIFVAGILSTVVFAVAAKRNRPFVGVAFGVAYLSHLFGDVVYPVVFGDPISAKKILWPLVTLPPYENDISALDRFLYYTDRYLEQLVALEPSPFLLAELAFLFVAFLVWVYDGVPILSALWSWVKPDRDEPGERPA
- a CDS encoding DUF1616 domain-containing protein is translated as MERHSWWFLDLLAILAYTGVAAVAAMGIVGGVIRAALVVPLIVFVPGYVVIAAVYPRRDGTSSLPAFDDSMQPPDRYAVSGAERFVLSAVVSVAVVPMVAAIAHFTPMGITLMPVLMGVVGVTVLFTLLTAISRLRVSPEDRYAVAPSSLGLLVEGLFGPRHDDGSTVRILNVVLVVAILLVAASGAFAATQQPKSEQFTNFYLVTDEPGGQGSPPSYASDLTKGQAQSYTVSIENQEGRAVEYTAVVQLQRVETADGGDSVRVTGADQLDTFSKTLTPGEQYNHTHEVTPTASGDDLRIVYLLYTGDPPANPTVQNADYTLKMPVNVSGGGSNSLAPPEQASEVSGD